One part of the Mariniflexile litorale genome encodes these proteins:
- the lpxB gene encoding lipid-A-disaccharide synthase has translation MKYYIIAGEASGDLHASNLMKALLNEDVHANFRFWGGDLMQAVGGTLVKHYKERAFMGFAEVIMNLSAIFKDIALCKNDIEAFKPDVIIFIDNSGFNLRIAKWAKQNGFKTNYYISPQVWASRAGRVKAIKRDIDAMYVILPFVEDFYKKHNYKVTFVGHPLIDAIANRTQIDIYKFKAESGLSDKPIIALLPGSRKQEIKNMLSVMLSVVDNFPNYQFVIAGAPSQDFSFYEPFMMSNNIKFISNKTYDLLSISYAALVTSGTATLETALFKVPQVVCYKGSIISYQIAKRIVTLKFISLVNLIMDKEVVTELIQNDFNKKRLKKELEKILDEKERSKIFIDYYELEKALGGKGASEKTAKLIYKSIKA, from the coding sequence ATGAAATATTACATTATAGCAGGAGAAGCATCGGGCGATTTACATGCTTCAAACCTAATGAAAGCATTACTAAATGAAGATGTACATGCTAATTTTAGGTTTTGGGGTGGCGACCTCATGCAAGCAGTTGGCGGCACATTAGTAAAACACTATAAAGAACGTGCTTTTATGGGTTTTGCTGAAGTAATTATGAACCTATCTGCTATTTTTAAAGATATAGCATTGTGTAAAAACGATATTGAAGCATTTAAGCCCGATGTTATTATTTTCATAGACAATTCAGGTTTTAATTTACGCATAGCAAAATGGGCAAAACAAAATGGTTTTAAAACTAACTATTATATTTCACCACAAGTTTGGGCATCTAGAGCTGGCAGAGTAAAAGCTATAAAACGTGATATAGATGCTATGTATGTGATATTGCCTTTTGTAGAAGATTTTTATAAAAAACACAATTACAAAGTAACATTCGTCGGCCATCCATTAATTGATGCTATTGCCAATAGAACACAGATTGATATCTATAAATTTAAAGCCGAAAGCGGATTAAGTGACAAACCAATTATTGCTTTGCTACCTGGTAGTCGAAAACAAGAAATAAAAAATATGCTTTCGGTTATGCTTAGTGTTGTTGATAATTTTCCAAACTATCAATTTGTTATCGCAGGGGCACCGAGTCAAGATTTTAGTTTTTATGAGCCTTTTATGATGTCTAATAACATAAAATTTATTTCAAATAAAACCTACGATTTGTTGAGTATTTCGTATGCCGCCTTAGTAACCTCCGGAACCGCAACTTTAGAAACCGCCTTATTTAAAGTACCACAAGTTGTTTGTTATAAAGGAAGCATTATTTCTTACCAAATTGCAAAACGCATTGTCACCTTAAAATTTATTTCGTTGGTTAATTTAATTATGGACAAAGAAGTGGTTACAGAGCTAATACAAAATGATTTCAATAAAAAACGATTAAAAAAAGAGCTCGAAAAAATTTTAGATGAAAAAGAGCGCTCCAAAATCTTTATTGATTATTACGAATTGGAAAAAGCCCTGGGCGGAAAAGGTGCCAGTGAAAAAACTGCCAAATTAATTTACAAATCTATTAAAGCCTAA
- the surE gene encoding 5'/3'-nucleotidase SurE produces the protein MTKKPLILVTNDDGINAPGIRTLISVMNTIGNVVVVAPDSPQSGMGHAITLDSTLYVEQVFIDDGPQIEYSCSGTPADCVKLAIREKLTRKPDICVSGINHGSNSSINVIYSGTMSAAIEAGIEGIPAVGFSLLDYAWSANFEATKSFIKTITENVLKEGLANGIVLNVNIPNLTEKEIKGIKVCRQAKANWVEEFDKRKTPQGRDYYWLTGKFVNLDAGEDTDEWALENGYVSVVPVQFDLTAHHYIQTLNTWNLK, from the coding sequence ATGACAAAAAAACCGCTTATATTAGTTACTAATGACGATGGCATAAATGCACCTGGTATTAGAACTTTAATTTCTGTAATGAATACCATTGGTAACGTGGTTGTGGTGGCTCCCGATAGCCCGCAAAGCGGTATGGGACACGCTATTACATTAGATTCGACACTATATGTTGAACAAGTTTTTATTGATGATGGTCCACAAATAGAATACAGTTGTTCGGGAACACCTGCCGATTGTGTAAAATTAGCCATAAGAGAGAAACTTACCCGAAAACCAGATATTTGTGTATCGGGGATTAATCATGGTTCAAATTCATCTATAAATGTAATATACTCAGGAACTATGAGTGCTGCTATTGAAGCCGGCATTGAGGGGATTCCTGCTGTTGGTTTTTCATTATTGGATTATGCTTGGAGCGCCAATTTTGAAGCTACCAAAAGTTTTATAAAAACAATAACCGAAAATGTTTTAAAAGAAGGTTTAGCAAATGGCATTGTTTTAAATGTTAACATTCCCAACCTTACAGAAAAAGAGATAAAAGGCATAAAAGTTTGCCGTCAGGCCAAAGCGAATTGGGTGGAAGAGTTTGACAAACGCAAAACACCACAAGGGCGTGATTATTATTGGCTTACAGGGAAATTTGTCAACTTAGATGCAGGTGAAGATACAGATGAATGGGCTTTGGAAAACGGCTATGTTTCGGTCGTACCTGTTCAATTCGATTTAACCGCACATCATTATATTCAAACTTTAAATACTTGGAATTTAAAATGA
- a CDS encoding C40 family peptidase — protein sequence MKFLKNIAIILLIISFCLTSCKSSKSIVVKKSNSSRTIIPKRNHDIHNDVYEARKDFDKKHESTVTRANNSKAFDIIDYAKQFSGVKYKFGGATRDGMDCSGLVFESFRAFNVILPRISRDMAKQGDKVSLKNTQEGDLLFFKTMNRRNDISHVGLVITNENGDIEFIHSTTRAGVIVSKLSENYWNNAFVEARRIL from the coding sequence ATGAAGTTCTTGAAAAACATTGCAATCATCCTACTTATAATCAGCTTTTGCCTTACTAGTTGCAAATCTTCGAAAAGCATTGTAGTTAAAAAAAGTAATTCTTCTAGAACGATTATACCAAAACGAAATCACGACATACATAACGATGTCTATGAGGCTCGAAAAGATTTCGATAAAAAGCATGAATCTACTGTCACTCGAGCCAATAATTCAAAAGCATTTGATATTATAGACTACGCAAAACAATTTAGTGGTGTAAAATATAAGTTTGGGGGTGCCACCAGAGATGGTATGGATTGTTCTGGTTTGGTATTTGAATCGTTTAGAGCATTCAATGTTATTCTACCTAGAATTTCAAGAGACATGGCTAAACAAGGTGATAAAGTATCTTTAAAAAACACTCAAGAGGGCGATTTACTTTTTTTTAAAACCATGAATAGACGAAACGATATTAGCCATGTAGGACTTGTAATTACTAACGAAAATGGTGATATTGAATTTATTCACTCCACTACAAGAGCGGGCGTTATTGTTTCTAAACTTTCAGAAAATTATTGGAATAATGCTTTTGTTGAAGCACGTAGGATATTATAA